A window of Flammeovirga kamogawensis genomic DNA:
AAGTCATTACAATAATACCACATGAACATCTTTAAGTTTGCTTGGAAAAACCTTTGGCACAAGCCAATGAGTACTGTTTTAAATCTTGTCCTGTTTGCTTTTGGAGTAAGTATTATTTCTGCTTTATTACTCACTCAAGATTACTTTTCAAATACATTAAAGAAAAATCAAGCAGGAATAGGAATGGTACTAGGTGCAAAAGGAAGCCCACTTCAGCTTATTTTATGTGCTATTTATCAAGTCGATACCCCAACAGGGAACATCTCCTTAAAAGATGCTAGTAGACTCAAAAAACACCCTCTTGTTGCTAAAGCGATTCCTCAATCTTTAGGTGATAGTTTTAAAGGGCACCGAATTGTGGGAACAACTCATGAATATGTAGATCTCTATAAAGGTGAATTAGAAAAAGGTAAACTATGGGGAGAACACACCTCTTTAGAAGTTACTATTGGTGCTACAGCTGCAAAAAAGCTAAATCTTAAAATTGGAGATGACTTTCATAGTTCGCATGGTATGGGCGAAGGAGGACATGATCATGAAGAGGAACATTTTAAAATTGTTGGTATTTTAAAACCTACAGGAACTGTTATCGACCAATTATTATTAACTAGTTTAGAATCAATTTGGGATGTTCATAAACATTCAAGCAAGAGTAAAGCAAATTATGGTAACCTTTCTGATAAAAAAGAAGATACTCCTGATAAGCAAATTACAACAATGCTTATTAAATTTAGAAACCCAATGGGGGCAATTACACTCCCTAGAATGGTAAATGAGCAAACATCTATGCAAGCAGCACTTCCTTCTTATGAAACTGCAAGACTATTATCCTTAGTTGAGAATGCAATTACTGCTTTACAATATTTGGCTATTGCAATAATTGTTGTTTCTGGTTTGAGCATTTTTATATCACTTTATAACTCATTAAAAGAACGAAAGTATGAGCTTGCTTATCTTAGATCACTAGGTACACCTCAATCTTATATTTTTGGATTATTATTGATAGAAGGATTATTGTGCTCGTTAGTAGGTTTTAGTATTGGAATTGGTTTAAGTCATTTAAGTATTTTCATTGCAGCACATCAGGTTGACACCTTAGCAACATTAAATATTGGAGGAACTGCATTTGTTACTGGCGAAATATATTTATTTATTGGAACACTGATTGTTGGTTTTACAGCATCAATAGTACCCGCTATTCAAGCAGCAAAAACAAATATCTCTCAAGCTTTATCAGAATAAAATCATGAAATTATATTTTTTATCAATAATTACTTTTTTCTCTATCCATTGTACTGCTCAAAATACATCTACAGATGTTTGGAAAACTTTAAGCCATGTTGAAATGAAAACATCAATGGATGAAACATTAGGCTTTGAAGTATCGGAACCCATTTTTGGTGGAGAAGTTGAAATGATAGATGGATCAATAATTACAATAAGTGGTTATATTCTACCAGTAGATAGTGAAAATGGCACAAGTATATTATCATATATGCCATTTGCCAATTGCTTTTTTTGCGGAAATGCAGGCCCTGAAACTGTAATAGAACTAGACATGCCTAAAAAACAAAGTTTGGTAAACAAAAAAGTTACAGTAAAAGGAAGGTTAAATTTAAATAGAGATGACTTTTATAGCTTGATATATAAATTATCTGCTGCTAAAGTTATAGATGTAGAAAACTAAACAGTACAAACTTTATTCTCACAATGATTCGCTTGTCTTAAATTAATTAGATGACAAGCAATTAATAGTAAAGATGCTACATAAGATGTAACTGCTAACCATGTTGGTTCATAACCTACATATTTTATTAGCATTGTAACTGCATACACCATGTAAGAAGTCCACATTCCAAACTTTAAACTTGGAGTATGTGTTTTTCTACTAGCAAACCAAACTGCAATTCCACTAATAGCAATCATAGAAAGGTCTAATATTCCCCAAAAATCAATTTGGTGAGCATGACTATGAGCTTCGTGAACATGAGACATTGCTGAACTCACTACAATAACACCAGATGTTAAGATACAATGAATTAAACAGAATAATGATCCTGTAAATCCAATCTGATCTGCATACTGTGTTACTTTATCTTGAAGTCTTTTAATCATAGTACAAAATAAATGCTTCCTTTTTAAAAATGCAAACATGTTGCAAATAACATCAAGTTGCAAATAGATAATAACTCTTAAATATCAACAAATCGTCATATAATCTTCTTTTTTATCATTTATTTAGAATGAATATGTGAAGAAACTTGAAGATGACAAACTTTTATACAAAATTGCGGTTTCATTAGAAGTAGATTTATTCTAAATAAGACGAAAAAATGATTGACGTTGAACAACTTCGTAAAGAATTTCCCATCCTAAGTACTGAGGTAAATGGTCACCAATTAACCTATTTTGATAATGGTGCAACAAACCAAAAACCAAAAGTAGTTATTGATGCATTAGAAGAATATTATAAAGAATATAACTCTAATGTACATAGAGGTGCACATACTTTAGCAGATAAAGCTACAGGAGCATTTGAAGAAACTAGAACATTACTTCAAAAGTTTATCAATGCAGCTAAATCTGAGGAAATTATTTTTACAAGTGGTACAACTGAAGGAATTAATTTAGTAGCTCAAACATACGGAAGAGCAAACCTATCTCAAGGTGATGAGATATTAGTCTCAACAATGGAGCATCACTCTAATATTGTTCCATGGCAATTAATTGCTGCAGAAAAAGGTGCAACAGTTAGACCTATTCCAATTTCTGACAAAGGTGAAATTATCTTTGAGGAGTTTGAAAAAATGCTTTCTGATAAAGTGAAAGTTGTTGCAGTTGTTCATGCTTCTAATGCTTTAGGTACAGTTAATCCGGTAGAGAAAATTATTGAAAAGGCACATGCTTTTGGCGCTAAAGTACTTATTGATGGCGCTCAATCAGCAGCTCATTTACCGATAGATGTTCAAAAACTAGATTGTGATTTTTTTGTCACATCTGCTCATAAAATGTTTGGGCCAACAGGTATGGGATTCTTGTACGGTAAGGAAAATATTTTAAATGATATGCCTCCGTACATGGGTGGTGGTGAAATGATTAAAGAAGTCTCTTTTGATGGTACTTCATTTAATACATTACCATATAAATTTGAAGCAGGAACACCAAATATAGCAGATACTATCGCATTTGGTAAAGCTATTGAATTTATCAATAAATGGGGTAAGGAAGAAATGGCCGCTCATGAAGCTGCACTTCTTAAATACGCTACAGAAAAATTAAAAAAAGAAGTTCCTACTGCAAAAATAATTGGTGAAGCAGAAAACAAAGTTTGTGTTTTATCATTTATAATTGAGAATATTCATAACTATGATGTTGGTATGATGCTAGATGCTCGTGGCATTGCAGTAAGAACTGGACATCATTGTACTCAGCCTCTTATGGCAAGATATGGCTTAGAAGGAACAATAAGAGCTTCTTTCTCTGCATACAATACATTCGAAGAAGTAGATCGTTTTATAGAGGGGTTAGTACGTATTGTAAAAATGTTTGGTTAATAATTAAGGTGTAAGATTATGACAGTTGCAACAAAAAATATAGAAGAAGTTCAAAACGAAATTATTGATGATTTCGATTTGCTTGATGGTGATAGAGAGTCTACAATTTTCTACATCATGGAACTTGGACAAGAATTACCTAAACTAGACGAGCAATATATGATTGACGAAAATCTAATTAAAGGTTGTCAGTCTAAAGTTTGGTTAACTACAGATTTTCAAGAAGGACGAATTATTTACTCTGCAGATAGTAATACTGATATCACTAAAGGTCTTATTAGTTTATTAATTCGTGTTTTAAATAATCGTACTCCTCAAGAAATCATTAATGCTGATTTATTCTTTTTCGAAAAAATTGGAATGAATGGTGTAATTGGTTCTCAAAGATCAAATGGATTTGCTTCTATGATAAAACAAATGAAGTTTTATGCACTTGCTTATAGTGCTAAAAGTTAATCCTTTTAAAACAGAAATAGTACAGTCATGACTGAAGAAAATAAAGAAACAAGCCAACCTATAAGCACAGATGCTTTAAAAGAAAAGGTTGTCGAAGCTATAAAAACAGTTTACGACCCAGAAATACCTGTAGATGTATTCGAGTTAGGTTTAATTTATGATATTAATATAATTCCTCCTTTAAACAAGGTACATATATTAATGACTTTAACTACACCTTCTTGCCCTTCTGCTGAACAAATTCCTGGCGAAATTCAGTTAGCAACAAAAGAAGTTGAAGGTGTTACAGATGTAGAAATTGAACTTACATTTGAACCACCTTACACAACAGATATGATGTCTGATGAAGCAAAGTTAGAACTTGGCTTTATGTAAAATAGATTTATAAAAAATAATATAACAAACAATATGTATCCTGAACATTTAACTACTCCAATGAAAATGGAGTTAACAGACAACGGTTTTGCAGATCTAAAAACTGCTGCTCAAGTAGAAGAAGCAATTGCTCAACCTGGTACTACACTTTTAGTAATTAATTCTGTTTGTGGATGTGCTGCTGGTACTTGTCGCCCAGGTGTTCTTCACGCTGTAGCAACATCTCCAAAAAAGCCTACACATTTAACAACAGCTTTTGCAGGTGTAGATCCTGAAGCAGTTGCTAAAGCTAGAGAATTAATGTTACCATATCCTCCTTCTTCTCCATCAATTGCTTTATTCAAAGATGGTGAGTTGGTTCATTTTGTAGAAAGACACCATATTGAAGGTCGTTCTGCTGAAATGATTGCTGAGCATTTAGTAGCTGTATTCGATGAATATGTAGACTAATTTTATTGTTCATTACATAAAAAATCCCATTAGATTTTATGTCTAATGGGATTTTTTTATGTAATGAATTTCAGTAATTATTTTACATTAAACTTAAACTGAATTCTTCTATTTTCATATCTTCCTTCTCTCGTTGCGTTAGATGCAATAGGTTCCAACTCTCCTTTACTCTTAACTGTAATTCGGTTAGGGTTTTCTATATCTTTAAAGAAAAAAGCAATTGATTTTGCACGTTGTAAGCCTAGGTAATCATTATAAACTTCCGGACCAGTACTATCTGTATGTCCTGTAATCTGTAACGACTTACTAGGGTTTAGCTTTAAATAATCTTTGATTTCTACTAAGATTGCATTTTCTTTTGCATCAAATGTTTCTGAGCCAAAAGGAAATTGAATAGTTAAATTTTCAATTCTTGCTTCAAAAGCCAAATCTTCATTATTAGATATAGGAGTCGGATTTCCTGCAACCATGGCTACTTCTTCATTATCATGAGTAGGATCATAATTTACATAGCCATCTTCAGCCACTTGATCTTGAATATATCTTAGATTAACAGTAACATTGCTACCTACTTTAACCTTTGTAGATAGTTGTTCTCTATTAATCCCATTATCTTCAAAGTATTTTAAAATTTCGTTTGCTCTATCTAAACCTTTCTGAGATCCATCATGTGTGACCACTAACTCTAAGTAAGCACATTGTTTTAGTTCTGAAAGTAATGATGCTAAAATACTTTCATTATCATTTACAAAATCATAAGATGTTTTATCATATGATACAGCACTACAATCTGATGCTCTAGATACTATTTTCCTATATCCTTTAGGACGAATAATATACTCCATTCTATTATTCTTCCAATGTGTAGAAGATGAAGAAGTATAAAGTGGAAATTTCGAGCCATACCCTATATTCTCACTTACGAGATTCTCTTTTGACATACCTAGTGTAGACAATGCTTCTAGAGTCTCCATTGTTTTAGTTTTTGATTCAAACTCCTGAACCAATTTACTTTTAGAATCCTCAAAATCTGAATGTCCTACTATTTCAAAACTATAGTTTGGATAATTGTCA
This region includes:
- a CDS encoding BrxA/BrxB family bacilliredoxin, which codes for MYPEHLTTPMKMELTDNGFADLKTAAQVEEAIAQPGTTLLVINSVCGCAAGTCRPGVLHAVATSPKKPTHLTTAFAGVDPEAVAKARELMLPYPPSSPSIALFKDGELVHFVERHHIEGRSAEMIAEHLVAVFDEYVD
- a CDS encoding iron-sulfur cluster assembly protein, translating into MTEENKETSQPISTDALKEKVVEAIKTVYDPEIPVDVFELGLIYDINIIPPLNKVHILMTLTTPSCPSAEQIPGEIQLATKEVEGVTDVEIELTFEPPYTTDMMSDEAKLELGFM
- a CDS encoding SufE family protein, translated to MTVATKNIEEVQNEIIDDFDLLDGDRESTIFYIMELGQELPKLDEQYMIDENLIKGCQSKVWLTTDFQEGRIIYSADSNTDITKGLISLLIRVLNNRTPQEIINADLFFFEKIGMNGVIGSQRSNGFASMIKQMKFYALAYSAKS
- a CDS encoding MerC domain-containing protein, which gives rise to MIKRLQDKVTQYADQIGFTGSLFCLIHCILTSGVIVVSSAMSHVHEAHSHAHQIDFWGILDLSMIAISGIAVWFASRKTHTPSLKFGMWTSYMVYAVTMLIKYVGYEPTWLAVTSYVASLLLIACHLINLRQANHCENKVCTV
- a CDS encoding cysteine desulfurase produces the protein MIDVEQLRKEFPILSTEVNGHQLTYFDNGATNQKPKVVIDALEEYYKEYNSNVHRGAHTLADKATGAFEETRTLLQKFINAAKSEEIIFTSGTTEGINLVAQTYGRANLSQGDEILVSTMEHHSNIVPWQLIAAEKGATVRPIPISDKGEIIFEEFEKMLSDKVKVVAVVHASNALGTVNPVEKIIEKAHAFGAKVLIDGAQSAAHLPIDVQKLDCDFFVTSAHKMFGPTGMGFLYGKENILNDMPPYMGGGEMIKEVSFDGTSFNTLPYKFEAGTPNIADTIAFGKAIEFINKWGKEEMAAHEAALLKYATEKLKKEVPTAKIIGEAENKVCVLSFIIENIHNYDVGMMLDARGIAVRTGHHCTQPLMARYGLEGTIRASFSAYNTFEEVDRFIEGLVRIVKMFG
- a CDS encoding ABC transporter permease produces the protein MNIFKFAWKNLWHKPMSTVLNLVLFAFGVSIISALLLTQDYFSNTLKKNQAGIGMVLGAKGSPLQLILCAIYQVDTPTGNISLKDASRLKKHPLVAKAIPQSLGDSFKGHRIVGTTHEYVDLYKGELEKGKLWGEHTSLEVTIGATAAKKLNLKIGDDFHSSHGMGEGGHDHEEEHFKIVGILKPTGTVIDQLLLTSLESIWDVHKHSSKSKANYGNLSDKKEDTPDKQITTMLIKFRNPMGAITLPRMVNEQTSMQAALPSYETARLLSLVENAITALQYLAIAIIVVSGLSIFISLYNSLKERKYELAYLRSLGTPQSYIFGLLLIEGLLCSLVGFSIGIGLSHLSIFIAAHQVDTLATLNIGGTAFVTGEIYLFIGTLIVGFTASIVPAIQAAKTNISQALSE